In Anseongella ginsenosidimutans, one genomic interval encodes:
- the ybeY gene encoding rRNA maturation RNase YbeY yields the protein MSVQKIHFFTEDIVFRLKGKKKLREWLKGAALNERHSITELCFIFCSDAYLLEINRSYLDHDTLTDIITFDNSTLPGSLAGDIYISVERIRENAEKFSVSENEELLRVMIHGLLHLCGYKDKEKGQKALMREKEDIYIGIYKTQAI from the coding sequence GTGAGCGTACAAAAAATACATTTTTTCACCGAAGACATCGTCTTCCGGCTGAAAGGCAAAAAGAAACTGCGGGAATGGCTAAAGGGAGCTGCTCTTAATGAAAGACATAGCATAACAGAGCTTTGTTTTATATTTTGCTCTGATGCTTACCTCCTGGAGATTAACCGCAGCTATCTCGATCATGATACCCTCACCGACATTATTACCTTCGATAATTCTACGCTCCCAGGCAGCCTGGCTGGGGACATTTATATAAGCGTAGAACGCATTCGGGAAAACGCTGAAAAATTCTCTGTAAGTGAAAACGAGGAGCTGCTCCGCGTAATGATCCACGGCCTGCTTCATCTCTGCGGCTATAAAGACAAAGAAAAGGGGCAAAAGGCACTCATGCGGGAAAAAGAAGATATATATATTGGTATCTATAAAACACAAGCTATATGA
- a CDS encoding ATP-binding protein has protein sequence MTIASNPESILLVDALLEKIKKEYSLDQKLFSSILVTVNEAVTNAIKHGNLNDPSKKVTVAFRRSSSGAFIFTITDEGNGFNWQQAEAGISKGGQNEEGGRGLLIMEKLADKYSFNKKGNSVALHFIA, from the coding sequence ATGACGATCGCTTCAAACCCTGAGAGCATCTTGCTGGTAGACGCCTTACTTGAAAAAATAAAAAAGGAATACTCCCTGGACCAAAAATTGTTTTCTTCCATATTAGTTACTGTAAATGAGGCAGTTACAAATGCAATCAAGCATGGGAACCTAAACGATCCTTCCAAAAAAGTGACGGTAGCGTTTAGAAGATCATCCTCCGGCGCTTTCATTTTTACCATTACCGACGAAGGGAATGGATTCAATTGGCAGCAGGCAGAAGCAGGCATTTCCAAAGGCGGGCAAAATGAAGAAGGAGGAAGGGGCCTGCTTATTATGGAAAAACTGGCCGACAAATACTCGTTTAATAAAAAAGGGAATAGCGTGGCATTACATTTCATAGCGTGA
- a CDS encoding DUF4175 family protein, which translates to MLGKTRKAEEVSGINVLIMSGAESNYRLLIGKLDEFIRRYYQNLLIRGLIFTAAIVLSGYFLLSMLEYFSYLGVQVKTLLFFLFLGISIASFIWLIVVPLLAYFRLGKVIDHKTAAEIIGKHFSGVKDKLLNTLQLQEMAGRAEGSRELILASIDQKIIDLRPIPFTAAVNLRENRKFAKFALVPAAVIVVMVFAAPHILKDGTYRLVHYDRFFEKPAPFNFILLNDKLRATRNEDFTVRLKLEGEALPNEVFLEDENGFRYKLEKENNVSFEYAFRNLQKSRTFRFYAGGFYSKEYGLEVLANPALMSFDVNLTYPSYLGRKAETLKNTGELLVPEGTRIRWDFRSENTDLLLFILNGKPDTASRKEQGRFEYRLMAKEPANYALQPQSSQVKEADSVSFSIKVVRDLYPVISVQERADSLSDRRLYYIGEVKDDHGLTHLSFNYTRMIKGEEITSSIPIALKKGGTAEQFFYYLNTSDLNIKPGESVSYYFEVRDNDGVNGPKSARTARMMLNVPSREEQAAEVEESRSEVKSKLSEAAGKAARLQENTKKLNELLIQKQSLSFEEKNQVRDLIKQQKELEEFLEQIRKEKQEADLKRSELSPSENEALREKQEQIQELFDKVLDEETKKLIEELEKLLEQNNKNLTREQLQNLQLDNKTLEKELDRLLELYKQLEFDQLLQENTDRLQELAERQERLAEKAKEEAKDEKSAVQESLEQQQEINKDFGQIEEQLKKLEKKNQELENGGNFQSPEKEQQEIQEELDKSLEQLQKNEPEKAAEPQKKAAGQMQRLAAKMQEMRQQMAGMQQTINLQALRQILDNLLKVSFDQEALMKDMRSVNPNDPLFLDLARKQRNLKDDITLVRDSIYALSKRVPQLSSFVNKETEKINDHLGTALSKLSDRKVPEVLAEQQFVMTSVNNLAVMLSEVFEQLQQQMNNAGSGQGEKPSQGLAQLNKMQDELNRRLQQLKQGLKPGERVPREKSEELARLAREQQAIRNSLQKLNQELNKDGQGKLGNLDEVAREMEKTETELYNKRITGEMIQRQKEIMTRLLDAEKAERERDTEDKRESKQGKQFTPDFSKVLEEYNKQKEKQLELIQTLPPEVSSFYREKISEYFRQLKEGGE; encoded by the coding sequence ATGCTGGGAAAGACAAGGAAAGCGGAGGAGGTATCGGGCATTAACGTACTTATAATGAGCGGGGCTGAAAGTAATTACCGTCTGCTGATTGGCAAGCTGGATGAATTCATCCGGAGATATTATCAGAACCTGCTGATAAGAGGGCTGATCTTTACTGCTGCCATTGTGCTTTCGGGCTATTTCCTGCTCAGTATGCTGGAGTATTTCAGTTATCTCGGGGTGCAGGTGAAGACCTTGCTTTTTTTTCTGTTCCTGGGCATTTCCATTGCAAGTTTTATTTGGCTGATCGTGGTTCCGTTGCTTGCTTATTTCAGGCTGGGGAAGGTAATTGACCATAAAACGGCCGCGGAGATAATCGGAAAACATTTTTCCGGCGTAAAGGATAAATTGCTAAATACGCTGCAGCTCCAGGAAATGGCTGGCAGGGCGGAGGGGAGCCGGGAGCTGATCCTGGCAAGTATTGATCAAAAGATCATAGATTTACGGCCCATCCCCTTTACGGCGGCGGTAAACCTGCGCGAAAACCGGAAATTTGCAAAATTCGCCCTTGTGCCGGCGGCAGTCATTGTCGTAATGGTATTCGCGGCGCCGCATATTCTGAAAGACGGCACTTATCGCCTGGTTCATTATGACCGCTTCTTTGAAAAACCTGCTCCTTTTAATTTCATTCTTCTCAATGATAAGCTAAGGGCCACCCGGAACGAGGATTTTACTGTCAGGCTGAAGCTGGAAGGGGAAGCCTTGCCGAATGAAGTTTTTCTTGAGGACGAAAACGGCTTTCGGTACAAGCTGGAGAAGGAAAACAATGTTTCTTTTGAATATGCGTTCCGGAACCTGCAAAAAAGCCGGACGTTCAGGTTTTACGCCGGGGGCTTCTATTCGAAGGAATACGGATTGGAGGTACTGGCTAATCCCGCTTTAATGAGCTTCGACGTAAATCTGACCTATCCTTCCTATCTGGGCAGGAAGGCTGAAACGCTTAAGAATACGGGGGAGTTACTGGTCCCCGAAGGAACCCGGATCCGCTGGGATTTCCGTTCGGAGAATACGGACCTTTTGCTTTTTATTTTAAACGGGAAGCCGGACACCGCGTCCCGGAAGGAGCAGGGGCGCTTCGAGTACCGTTTGATGGCAAAGGAGCCGGCGAATTATGCATTGCAGCCCCAGAGTTCTCAGGTAAAGGAAGCTGATTCCGTCAGCTTTTCCATTAAAGTGGTTCGCGATCTTTATCCCGTTATCAGCGTGCAGGAGCGGGCGGATTCGCTCAGCGACAGGCGTCTTTACTACATCGGAGAAGTGAAAGATGATCATGGCTTAACCCATCTTAGTTTTAACTACACCCGGATGATCAAGGGGGAAGAAATAACCTCATCCATTCCCATTGCGCTGAAAAAAGGGGGTACGGCGGAACAGTTCTTCTATTACCTGAACACTTCCGATCTTAATATAAAGCCCGGTGAAAGTGTTTCCTACTATTTCGAAGTAAGGGATAACGATGGGGTGAACGGCCCGAAATCTGCCCGGACCGCGCGCATGATGCTGAATGTCCCCTCCAGGGAAGAGCAGGCCGCTGAAGTGGAAGAGAGCCGTTCGGAAGTAAAATCAAAGCTTTCGGAAGCGGCAGGGAAGGCGGCAAGGCTCCAGGAGAACACGAAAAAGCTGAATGAGCTGCTGATTCAGAAGCAGTCCCTGAGTTTCGAGGAAAAGAACCAGGTCAGGGATCTGATCAAACAGCAAAAGGAACTCGAAGAATTCCTGGAACAGATACGGAAAGAAAAGCAGGAAGCGGATCTGAAACGGTCGGAGCTATCACCGTCCGAAAACGAGGCGCTCCGGGAAAAGCAGGAGCAGATCCAGGAACTTTTCGATAAGGTACTGGATGAGGAAACAAAGAAGCTCATAGAAGAGCTTGAAAAGCTGCTGGAACAGAATAACAAGAACCTGACAAGAGAACAGCTGCAGAACCTTCAGCTTGATAATAAAACGCTTGAAAAGGAACTGGACCGGCTGCTAGAATTATATAAACAACTGGAGTTTGACCAGCTTCTGCAGGAAAATACTGACCGGCTGCAGGAATTGGCCGAAAGACAGGAGCGCCTGGCTGAAAAAGCAAAGGAAGAAGCGAAAGATGAAAAGTCGGCTGTGCAGGAAAGCCTGGAGCAACAGCAGGAGATTAATAAGGATTTCGGGCAGATCGAAGAGCAGCTGAAGAAACTGGAGAAAAAGAACCAGGAACTTGAAAACGGCGGCAATTTCCAGTCCCCGGAAAAGGAGCAGCAGGAAATACAAGAGGAATTGGACAAAAGCCTGGAGCAGCTGCAGAAGAACGAACCGGAAAAGGCTGCAGAACCGCAGAAAAAGGCAGCGGGACAAATGCAGCGCCTCGCGGCTAAAATGCAGGAAATGCGTCAGCAGATGGCTGGAATGCAGCAAACGATCAATCTCCAGGCGCTTCGGCAGATCCTTGATAACCTGCTGAAGGTCTCCTTTGACCAGGAAGCGCTGATGAAGGACATGAGATCCGTGAACCCGAACGACCCGCTTTTCCTGGATCTGGCCCGGAAACAAAGAAATCTGAAAGACGACATTACCCTGGTTCGGGACAGCATTTATGCCCTCAGCAAGCGCGTACCGCAACTCTCTTCTTTTGTCAATAAGGAAACGGAAAAGATCAACGACCATCTTGGAACCGCTTTAAGCAAGCTTTCTGACAGGAAAGTTCCGGAAGTGCTTGCCGAGCAGCAATTCGTCATGACTTCAGTGAATAATTTAGCAGTAATGCTGAGCGAGGTCTTCGAGCAGCTGCAGCAGCAAATGAATAATGCCGGGTCAGGACAAGGGGAAAAGCCATCCCAGGGGCTTGCACAGCTTAATAAAATGCAGGATGAACTAAACAGGCGGCTGCAGCAATTGAAACAGGGACTTAAGCCTGGTGAGCGCGTCCCGCGGGAAAAAAGTGAAGAGCTGGCGCGTCTCGCACGCGAGCAGCAAGCGATTCGGAATTCCCTGCAGAAGCTGAACCAGGAACTGAACAAAGACGGGCAGGGCAAACTGGGGAACCTTGACGAGGTGGCCAGGGAAATGGAAAAAACCGAAACGGAACTTTACAATAAAAGGATCACCGGAGAGATGATCCAGCGGCAGAAAGAAATAATGACCCGCCTCCTTGACGCGGAAAAAGCAGAACGGGAGCGTGATACGGAAGATAAACGGGAATCCAAACAGGGAAAGCAATTTACGCCAGATTTCAGCAAAGTACTGGAAGAATACAATAAACAAAAAGAGAAACAACTGGAATTAATTCAAACCCTGCCTCCCGAGGTATCCTCTTTCTACAGGGAAAAGATCAGTGAATATTTCCGGCAGCTAAAGGAAGGGGGCGAATAA
- a CDS encoding dihydrofolate reductase family protein — translation MKKIIAAMNMTLDGFCDHTSGVPDEEIHQHYADLLRSADTALYGRITYQLMEFWRTVLENPTGDKAMDDFAVAIDNTPKIVFSRTLKNVDWKSAKLASQDLEKEVWELRQQSGKDVFVCSPSLIVALTKLNLIDEYQLCIHPVIAGSGLPLFKNISEKIRLKLINTKTFSGGAVLLYYEPTSEKITNR, via the coding sequence ATGAAAAAAATAATTGCAGCAATGAATATGACGCTTGACGGGTTTTGTGACCATACCTCGGGTGTCCCGGACGAAGAAATACATCAACATTACGCTGACCTGTTGAGAAGCGCTGATACTGCTTTATATGGCAGGATAACCTACCAGCTTATGGAGTTTTGGCGAACCGTTCTGGAAAACCCCACAGGCGATAAGGCAATGGACGACTTTGCAGTCGCAATAGACAACACCCCGAAGATTGTTTTTTCCCGCACGCTGAAAAATGTAGACTGGAAAAGCGCGAAATTAGCAAGCCAGGACCTTGAGAAAGAAGTTTGGGAACTTAGGCAACAATCGGGTAAAGACGTTTTTGTGTGCAGTCCGAGCTTGATTGTAGCTTTGACGAAACTTAATTTAATAGACGAATATCAACTTTGCATTCACCCTGTTATCGCAGGAAGCGGTTTGCCGTTATTTAAAAACATCAGCGAAAAAATCAGGCTTAAACTCATAAACACCAAAACGTTTAGCGGTGGTGCGGTCCTTCTTTATTATGAACCGACATCGGAAAAAATAACGAACCGCTAA
- a CDS encoding ArsR/SmtB family transcription factor: MNLRRDVFQAIADPTRRAILLLVASQSMTAGAIAANFNTARPTVSKHLQILIECELLEPEQNGREIYYHLNPKNLMEIANFIEPFRKLWDDRFNKLETIMKNYKSKA, from the coding sequence ATGAATTTAAGACGAGACGTTTTTCAAGCCATAGCAGACCCCACAAGAAGGGCGATACTGCTGTTAGTCGCCTCACAATCCATGACGGCGGGTGCAATCGCGGCGAATTTTAATACCGCCAGGCCAACGGTTTCCAAACACCTGCAAATTCTTATCGAGTGCGAATTACTGGAACCGGAGCAGAATGGCCGGGAAATATACTATCATTTAAACCCCAAAAATCTTATGGAAATCGCAAACTTTATTGAACCGTTCCGCAAGCTGTGGGACGACAGGTTCAATAAATTGGAAACCATTATGAAGAACTACAAATCAAAAGCATAA
- a CDS encoding SRPBCC family protein — MERKTKINAEDGKQELVITREFDLPLELLFRAYIEPDIVEQWMGTKVLKLENKKHGGWQFETTNAQGDVVFRANGVIHEFSPNQKITRTFEMENTPFPVQLEFLEFEKLSDDTSKLTIQIVYKSVALRDQMLQLPFAQGINMAHNQLQKVVSKLK, encoded by the coding sequence ATGGAACGAAAAACGAAGATCAATGCCGAAGACGGCAAACAGGAATTAGTAATAACCAGGGAGTTTGACCTGCCATTGGAATTACTTTTCAGGGCTTATATAGAACCGGACATTGTAGAACAATGGATGGGGACGAAGGTGCTGAAACTCGAAAATAAGAAGCATGGCGGCTGGCAATTTGAAACAACCAACGCCCAGGGAGACGTGGTGTTCCGCGCTAACGGGGTAATACACGAATTCAGCCCGAACCAGAAGATCACGAGGACGTTTGAAATGGAGAATACACCTTTTCCCGTTCAGCTGGAGTTCCTGGAATTTGAAAAGCTCAGCGATGATACCAGCAAGCTCACAATCCAAATTGTCTACAAATCGGTTGCGCTCCGGGACCAAATGCTCCAGCTGCCCTTTGCTCAGGGCATAAACATGGCCCATAACCAATTGCAAAAAGTCGTAAGCAAACTAAAATAA
- a CDS encoding DoxX family protein, producing the protein MKKRNKVIYWIATAWLALGMLSTGIVQLLRVEEEAAAIAELGYPAYILTMLGIWKILGVIVLFIPKFALLKEWTYAGFFFAMSGAIFSHIASGNPMGEIAPPLLLLVLTMISWYFRPASKKVVPFTDK; encoded by the coding sequence ATGAAAAAGAGAAATAAAGTCATCTACTGGATTGCTACTGCCTGGCTGGCATTGGGAATGCTTTCAACCGGTATTGTGCAGTTACTCAGGGTAGAAGAGGAAGCGGCCGCTATTGCAGAGCTGGGCTATCCTGCGTATATTCTGACCATGCTCGGTATCTGGAAAATTCTAGGAGTGATCGTATTGTTTATTCCTAAATTTGCTTTACTGAAAGAATGGACGTATGCCGGTTTTTTCTTTGCCATGTCGGGAGCTATATTTTCACACATCGCTTCAGGCAATCCCATGGGTGAAATAGCTCCTCCCCTGCTATTGCTGGTACTGACGATGATATCCTGGTATTTCAGGCCGGCGAGTAAAAAGGTGGTTCCGTTTACGGATAAATAG
- a CDS encoding YdeI/OmpD-associated family protein, whose protein sequence is MNPKVDFYFLKAGKWQEAFGRLRSIALDCQLTEELKWGCPCYTFQKKNVVLIHGFKEYCALLFFKGALLKDANGILIQQTENVQAARQIRFTNAREIAEMASILKAYINEAIEVEKAGLKVNLKRTADFPIPDEFQRKLDEIPALKTAFKALTPGRQRAYIFYFSAPKQSGTRASRVEKYTQQILNGKGLND, encoded by the coding sequence ATGAACCCTAAAGTTGACTTTTATTTCCTCAAAGCTGGAAAGTGGCAGGAAGCCTTCGGAAGATTGAGAAGCATCGCTCTTGACTGCCAGTTGACCGAAGAATTGAAGTGGGGTTGCCCCTGCTATACGTTTCAGAAGAAAAATGTCGTTTTAATACATGGGTTTAAAGAATATTGTGCGCTGTTGTTTTTCAAGGGCGCCCTGTTAAAAGATGCAAATGGCATACTGATCCAGCAAACGGAAAATGTGCAGGCAGCCCGGCAGATCAGGTTCACTAATGCCCGGGAAATAGCGGAAATGGCCTCCATCCTTAAGGCATATATCAATGAAGCTATTGAAGTGGAGAAAGCCGGCCTGAAAGTCAATTTAAAAAGAACGGCGGATTTCCCTATTCCTGATGAGTTCCAAAGGAAATTAGACGAAATTCCCGCCTTGAAAACAGCTTTCAAAGCATTGACGCCGGGACGGCAAAGAGCCTACATTTTCTATTTTTCCGCACCCAAGCAATCCGGTACGCGGGCGTCCAGGGTTGAAAAATATACGCAGCAAATCCTGAATGGAAAGGGATTAAACGATTAA
- a CDS encoding DUF4256 domain-containing protein: MSNSKNKALPKEQREELFSILKARFERNQNRHKGIEWADVQKRLEAKAEKLWSLNEMESSGGEPDVIGHDKKTSEYIFYDCSPESPKGRRSICYDREALESRKAHKPENSVMDMAAAMGIELLTEEQYRDLQQLGNFDMKTSSWVQTPADVRKLGGALFCDRRYGKVFVYHNGADSYYGARGFRGALRV; this comes from the coding sequence ATGAGCAATAGCAAAAATAAGGCGTTGCCAAAGGAACAACGCGAAGAATTATTCAGCATATTAAAGGCCCGTTTTGAAAGAAACCAGAACCGGCATAAAGGCATTGAATGGGCAGATGTACAAAAAAGGCTGGAAGCTAAGGCCGAAAAGCTCTGGTCACTCAACGAAATGGAAAGCAGCGGCGGCGAACCGGATGTTATTGGACATGATAAAAAGACCAGCGAATATATTTTTTACGATTGTTCGCCGGAAAGCCCCAAAGGCCGCAGAAGCATTTGTTATGACCGCGAAGCGCTGGAGTCAAGGAAAGCGCATAAGCCGGAAAACAGCGTCATGGATATGGCAGCGGCAATGGGCATCGAACTTTTAACCGAAGAACAGTACAGAGATCTGCAGCAGCTGGGAAATTTCGACATGAAAACCTCCAGCTGGGTGCAAACACCCGCAGACGTCAGAAAGCTTGGCGGCGCCCTTTTTTGCGATCGCCGTTACGGCAAAGTTTTCGTGTACCACAACGGTGCAGACTCTTATTACGGCGCCAGGGGATTCCGCGGCGCGCTGAGGGTCTGA
- a CDS encoding TolB family protein, with protein sequence MNIYLVLIAALLGVSCSKGEDPLPATGIQAGSLYYSAADELMRFDFKTKQETLVFSGGSSYTISAAQEKFAWYKNDFAEQTTRVQVHDLEAPSGYESIIISATLESTPEFAPGEELLGALAESLDEPDLRKDLVLFNYHGAIIGRVPHVKDFSFSPNGKDLLISAEALNPGNEVEGYALALIKNYRSDDQQSITIREFPDYSQLPADISISPDASHVAYTHLDHLYTLELIEEAAPRQITASKFMEVDACWSPDGKYLGFIANVSGTTDCGEIRIVLSQPAEPVPVPDEAWENAPADPLQPVDNNGKVIHSCGSERIYWVP encoded by the coding sequence ATGAATATATACTTAGTACTGATCGCAGCCCTGCTGGGCGTTTCCTGCAGCAAAGGCGAAGATCCGCTTCCCGCAACCGGGATACAAGCCGGTAGTTTATATTATTCGGCAGCCGATGAACTGATGCGTTTTGATTTTAAAACCAAGCAGGAAACCCTTGTCTTTTCCGGCGGAAGTAGTTATACAATATCCGCCGCGCAAGAAAAATTCGCCTGGTATAAAAATGATTTCGCCGAACAAACGACGCGCGTGCAGGTCCATGATCTTGAGGCGCCTTCCGGTTACGAATCCATCATTATTTCCGCTACACTGGAAAGCACTCCGGAATTCGCCCCGGGCGAAGAGCTGCTCGGCGCCCTGGCGGAATCGCTTGATGAGCCCGACCTGCGTAAGGACCTTGTGCTTTTTAATTACCATGGCGCGATCATCGGCCGCGTTCCCCATGTAAAAGATTTCTCCTTCTCTCCGAACGGGAAGGACCTCCTCATTTCGGCGGAAGCGCTGAACCCCGGGAACGAGGTGGAAGGATATGCCCTGGCTTTAATAAAGAATTACCGCAGCGATGATCAGCAAAGCATCACGATCCGGGAATTCCCCGATTATAGCCAGCTCCCCGCAGACATTTCTATTTCGCCGGATGCAAGCCATGTCGCATATACCCATCTTGACCATCTCTATACCCTTGAATTAATAGAGGAGGCCGCTCCCCGGCAGATCACGGCATCGAAATTCATGGAAGTAGATGCTTGCTGGAGCCCGGATGGTAAATACCTTGGCTTTATCGCCAATGTCTCAGGGACTACTGATTGCGGCGAAATAAGAATAGTCCTTTCTCAGCCCGCGGAACCGGTGCCCGTGCCTGATGAAGCCTGGGAAAACGCTCCGGCCGACCCCCTGCAGCCCGTGGATAACAATGGGAAAGTGATCCATTCCTGCGGATCGGAAAGGATATATTGGGTTCCGTGA
- a CDS encoding tetratricopeptide repeat-containing sensor histidine kinase encodes MIRFLHLLCFLAGLPVYAAAQVPLDKQKYLDSLQHVLSRAGPDSVKARASFLLSDYWSYTDSLRAKKYLEQGRKLSEKYPYLQALAWFYEAGYYFDHDVPSSESAYRKADSLLSRFPMKEAYHFRAKAWRNYGLQQQLKDDNKAFADILLTKTIPLAQKAGDTTYIGSCYQDVGLVFMNLEQYAKAEAYYGKAISHLKTDLANKTALAQTYLLGAKNYIFLEKYPEAKTMLDNALDLLEPYPGSALFLEYYTGEGMYYSRIADYQKALKSFDKGIALAKELDQAYSLQELAFQKYKTLTAQGKYKSAAAILMTILEQREVMSRTGNRKMIYSELSQTYARLGDMAQAHRWLKKYNELSDSLHESKFKRDINELEAKYQNAENQKKIVLLQSEKEKAVLSARNNRLGNWLLGSAFVFSLAVAAFAIFYYRNSKKLAVQKEINYRQQLKEMEQHQQLTFANAMLEGEERERKRVAKDLHDGLGGLLAGVKLNLSSWAAHKAIPQQDSRLAHITGQLDNSIKELRQIARNLMPEALLKFGLEAALRELCESVITGDLRINFEAFNIERSLPLTSQVTIYRIVQEALANALRHAEASDILVQCSQNKGRFYITVEDNGKGMNGSANGRKTGLGLDNIKNRVAYLDGKLEIISAANEGTALNIELNVTG; translated from the coding sequence ATGATCCGCTTCCTTCATCTGCTGTGTTTCCTCGCCGGGCTGCCGGTATATGCAGCGGCGCAGGTGCCCCTGGACAAGCAAAAATACCTGGACAGTCTGCAGCATGTGTTGAGCCGGGCGGGCCCGGATAGCGTCAAAGCACGTGCGAGCTTTCTGCTTTCCGACTATTGGTCCTATACCGACAGCCTGAGGGCGAAGAAATACCTGGAACAAGGCAGGAAGTTAAGCGAAAAGTACCCCTACCTTCAGGCGCTGGCTTGGTTTTATGAGGCCGGTTATTATTTTGATCATGATGTGCCTTCCAGCGAAAGCGCTTACCGGAAGGCGGATTCTTTATTGAGCCGCTTTCCCATGAAAGAAGCGTACCATTTCAGGGCGAAAGCCTGGCGAAATTATGGGCTGCAGCAGCAATTGAAAGATGACAACAAGGCCTTCGCGGATATCCTGTTAACAAAAACCATCCCCCTGGCGCAGAAGGCCGGCGACACCACCTATATCGGTTCCTGTTACCAGGATGTGGGCCTGGTTTTTATGAACCTGGAGCAATATGCGAAGGCGGAAGCGTACTATGGAAAAGCCATTAGCCATCTGAAAACGGATCTTGCGAATAAGACGGCCCTGGCTCAGACCTATTTGCTGGGGGCGAAAAATTATATTTTCCTCGAAAAGTACCCGGAGGCTAAAACCATGCTGGATAATGCCCTGGATTTGCTGGAACCTTATCCCGGATCCGCGTTGTTCCTGGAATATTATACCGGTGAGGGCATGTATTATAGCCGCATTGCGGACTATCAGAAAGCGTTAAAGAGTTTTGACAAGGGCATAGCTTTGGCAAAGGAGCTGGATCAGGCGTATAGCCTGCAGGAATTAGCCTTTCAGAAATATAAAACCCTGACGGCCCAGGGAAAATATAAAAGCGCCGCAGCCATCCTGATGACTATTCTGGAACAGCGCGAAGTCATGTCCCGGACCGGGAACAGGAAAATGATCTACTCCGAACTCTCTCAAACCTATGCCCGCCTGGGAGATATGGCCCAGGCGCACCGCTGGCTGAAAAAATACAATGAACTAAGCGACAGCCTTCATGAAAGTAAGTTCAAAAGAGATATCAACGAGCTGGAAGCAAAATATCAAAACGCCGAAAACCAGAAGAAAATAGTCCTGCTTCAATCCGAAAAGGAGAAGGCGGTCCTTTCGGCAAGAAATAACCGCCTGGGAAACTGGCTGCTGGGATCTGCTTTCGTGTTTTCGCTGGCCGTGGCTGCTTTTGCGATCTTCTATTACCGGAACAGTAAAAAGCTCGCCGTACAGAAAGAAATCAATTACAGGCAGCAATTAAAGGAAATGGAGCAGCACCAGCAGCTGACATTCGCCAATGCCATGCTGGAAGGGGAAGAAAGAGAGCGCAAAAGAGTGGCAAAAGACCTGCATGACGGACTTGGGGGCCTCCTTGCTGGCGTAAAACTTAACCTTTCTTCCTGGGCGGCCCATAAAGCCATCCCGCAGCAGGATTCCCGGCTCGCTCATATTACCGGTCAGCTGGATAATTCCATAAAGGAACTCCGGCAAATTGCCCGCAACCTGATGCCTGAAGCCCTGCTCAAGTTCGGCCTGGAAGCAGCCTTGCGGGAGTTATGCGAATCGGTAATTACCGGCGATCTGCGGATCAATTTCGAAGCCTTCAATATTGAAAGATCCCTGCCTCTTACTTCACAGGTGACCATTTACCGGATTGTGCAGGAAGCGCTGGCCAACGCCCTCCGCCATGCCGAAGCCTCTGATATATTAGTGCAATGCAGCCAGAACAAGGGAAGATTCTACATTACGGTAGAAGATAACGGCAAAGGCATGAACGGCAGCGCCAACGGGCGGAAAACCGGGCTGGGCCTGGACAATATTAAAAACAGGGTAGCCTACCTTGACGGGAAGCTGGAGATCATTTCCGCAGCCAACGAAGGAACGGCCCTAAACATCGAATTAAATGTCACAGGATAA